A single window of Ferrimonas balearica DSM 9799 DNA harbors:
- the pcnB gene encoding polynucleotide adenylyltransferase PcnB, producing MAKRLIGGRSNAAPIEPKLEIFPRKAHRISRNDISENALKVLYRLHKAGYEAYLVGGGVRDLLLSHQPKDFDVATNATPEQIRKLFRNCRLVGRRFRLAHILFGRDIIEVATLRGHHAESSDKHARADDSGRLLRDNVYGSIDEDAERRDFTVNGLYYDIADYSVRDYFGGMADLKARRLRLIGDPETRYREDPVRMLRAVRFATKLDFTIDTQTGKPIPALAELLSDIPAARLFEESLKLFLAGKALDNFRLMREYGLFAPMFPMQEKLLQQDKDGKVLALIEAMMKNTDQRVAADKPVTPAFIYAALLWYVVEDLAQRRRDRGVAEYDALTAASGDAIAKQCKTVSLPRRFTTPAMEIWQLQGRLEKRAGSRAFRVYEHPRFRAAYDFLLLRAEAEGGELVELARWWTQFQDTDDQGRRQMVRALGNEGGKRRRRPRRRKPQGKASE from the coding sequence CTCCAACGCGGCGCCCATCGAGCCTAAGCTCGAGATCTTTCCCCGCAAAGCGCACCGGATCTCCCGTAATGACATCAGCGAAAACGCGCTGAAGGTCCTGTATCGCCTGCACAAAGCGGGCTACGAAGCCTACCTGGTGGGCGGCGGTGTGCGTGACCTGCTGCTGAGCCACCAGCCGAAAGACTTTGACGTGGCTACCAACGCCACCCCGGAGCAGATCCGTAAGCTGTTCCGCAACTGCCGCCTGGTTGGTCGCCGGTTCCGCCTGGCCCACATCCTGTTTGGCCGTGACATCATCGAGGTGGCGACCCTGCGTGGCCATCACGCGGAGTCCAGCGACAAGCACGCCCGCGCTGACGACAGCGGTCGTCTGCTGCGTGACAACGTCTACGGCAGCATCGATGAAGACGCCGAGCGTCGCGACTTTACCGTTAACGGCCTGTACTACGACATCGCCGACTACAGCGTGCGCGACTACTTCGGTGGCATGGCTGACCTGAAGGCCCGCCGCCTGCGTCTGATTGGTGACCCGGAAACCCGTTACCGTGAAGACCCGGTGCGGATGCTCCGTGCCGTGCGTTTTGCCACCAAGCTCGATTTCACCATCGACACCCAGACCGGTAAGCCGATCCCGGCGCTGGCAGAGCTGCTGTCCGACATTCCGGCGGCGCGCCTGTTTGAGGAATCGCTCAAGCTGTTTCTGGCCGGCAAAGCCCTGGACAACTTCCGCCTGATGCGGGAATACGGCCTGTTTGCGCCGATGTTCCCGATGCAGGAGAAGCTGCTGCAGCAGGATAAGGACGGCAAAGTGCTGGCCCTTATCGAAGCGATGATGAAGAACACCGACCAACGGGTTGCGGCCGACAAGCCGGTGACTCCGGCCTTTATCTACGCCGCCCTGCTCTGGTACGTGGTGGAAGATTTGGCCCAGCGCCGCCGTGACCGTGGTGTCGCTGAATATGACGCCCTGACCGCCGCTTCCGGTGACGCCATCGCCAAGCAGTGCAAAACCGTGTCGCTGCCGCGTCGCTTTACCACCCCGGCGATGGAGATCTGGCAGCTTCAGGGCCGCCTGGAGAAACGCGCCGGTTCTCGCGCCTTCCGTGTCTACGAACACCCGCGCTTCCGCGCCGCCTACGACTTCCTGCTGCTGCGGGCCGAGGCGGAAGGGGGCGAACTGGTGGAGCTGGCCCGCTGGTGGACCCAGTTCCAGGACACCGACGATCAGGGCCGCCGCCAGATGGTGCGCGCGCTGGGCAATGAAGGCGGCAAGCGTCGCCGTCGTCCCCGTCGTCGTAAGCCGCAAGGCAAGGCTAGCGAGTGA
- the folK gene encoding 2-amino-4-hydroxy-6-hydroxymethyldihydropteridine diphosphokinase: MIRAYIALGSNLEAPAQQLQQALSALDELADTRLVACSSFYRSPPMAGMDQPDYLNAVAAIDTSLAPLALLDALQGIEQQQGRERHTRWGARTLDLDMVLYGDQAIEHERLTVPHYGMAERAFVLIPLFELAPQLTLPDGRQLATLLAQCPPQTLFIR; encoded by the coding sequence GTGATTCGAGCTTACATCGCGCTGGGCAGCAACCTCGAGGCGCCCGCCCAGCAACTGCAACAGGCCCTGTCCGCCCTGGACGAACTGGCGGACACCCGCCTGGTGGCCTGTTCCAGTTTCTACCGCAGCCCGCCGATGGCGGGCATGGACCAGCCCGACTACCTCAATGCCGTCGCCGCCATCGATACCTCGCTGGCCCCGTTGGCGCTGCTCGACGCCCTGCAGGGCATTGAGCAACAGCAAGGGCGCGAGCGCCACACCCGCTGGGGCGCCCGCACCCTCGACCTGGATATGGTGTTGTACGGCGATCAAGCTATTGAACACGAACGGTTAACCGTGCCCCACTACGGCATGGCTGAGCGCGCTTTTGTGCTGATCCCGCTGTTTGAGCTGGCCCCGCAACTGACCCTGCCGGATGGCCGCCAGCTCGCCACCCTGCTGGCCCAGTGCCCACCGCAAACTCTCTTTATCCGGTAA
- the panB gene encoding 3-methyl-2-oxobutanoate hydroxymethyltransferase, which translates to MDRITTSTLNRYKREGRKFAALTAYDASFAAAFAEQGVPVLLIGDSLGMVLNGDEDTLKVTVEDVAYHTRAVSKGAPKALVIADMPFMSYATPEQAFDSAATLMRAGAQMVKLEGGDWLLDTVRGLTQRSVPVCAHLGLTPQSVHVFGGFKVQGRGDDAGKAILDQALRLQDAGAAMLVLECVPTELARTVTEALSIPVIGIGAGPHTDGQILVMHDLFGITSGYIPKFAKNYLAQTNSLQAAVAAFVEEVEHGRFPGPEHCFN; encoded by the coding sequence ATGGACAGGATCACCACCTCCACCCTGAACCGCTATAAGCGTGAAGGGCGAAAATTCGCTGCGCTGACCGCCTACGACGCCAGCTTCGCCGCGGCCTTTGCTGAGCAGGGCGTGCCGGTGCTGCTGATTGGCGACAGCCTGGGCATGGTGCTCAACGGTGATGAGGACACCCTCAAAGTGACCGTCGAGGATGTGGCCTACCACACCCGTGCCGTCAGCAAAGGTGCCCCCAAGGCGCTGGTGATCGCCGACATGCCCTTCATGAGCTACGCCACCCCAGAGCAGGCCTTCGACAGTGCCGCCACGCTGATGCGGGCCGGTGCCCAGATGGTCAAGCTGGAGGGCGGCGACTGGCTGCTCGACACCGTCCGCGGTCTGACCCAACGCAGCGTCCCGGTCTGCGCCCACCTCGGCCTGACCCCGCAATCCGTGCACGTGTTTGGCGGCTTCAAGGTACAGGGCCGTGGTGACGACGCGGGCAAGGCGATCCTCGACCAGGCCCTGCGCCTGCAGGACGCCGGTGCCGCCATGCTGGTGCTGGAGTGTGTGCCCACTGAACTGGCCCGCACCGTCACCGAGGCGTTGTCGATCCCGGTGATCGGCATCGGTGCCGGCCCCCACACCGATGGCCAGATCCTGGTGATGCATGACCTGTTCGGCATCACCTCCGGCTACATCCCCAAGTTCGCCAAGAACTACCTGGCTCAGACCAACAGCCTGCAAGCCGCTGTGGCCGCCTTCGTTGAAGAGGTGGAGCATGGCCGCTTCCCCGGGCCGGAGCACTGCTTCAACTGA
- the panC gene encoding pantoate--beta-alanine ligase produces the protein MQTLSDPHRLHQLVRQWHQAGERVAFVPTMGNLHDGHIALVHQARSRADRVVTSIFVNPMQFGAGEDLDAYPRTLEQDKQRLFDAGCDLLFTPETELLYPAGLAQQTYVEVPGLSDLHCGTSRPGHFRGVATIVCKLFNLVQPDIACFGEKDYQQLAVIRTMVRDLNMPVEVIGIPTVRERDGLAMSSRNGYLTEAERAQAPELKRTLDLTAQGIQSLGLTDRNTLEQQAEARLRQHGFTPDFVRICHGQTLAPAQPGDTQLVILAAAQLGRARLIDNLTVDLTG, from the coding sequence ATGCAAACCCTGTCTGATCCCCATCGCCTGCACCAGCTGGTTCGCCAGTGGCACCAGGCCGGTGAAAGGGTGGCCTTTGTCCCCACCATGGGCAACCTGCACGATGGCCATATCGCTCTGGTGCACCAGGCGAGAAGCCGGGCTGATCGCGTGGTCACCAGCATCTTCGTCAACCCGATGCAGTTCGGCGCCGGGGAAGACCTCGACGCCTACCCGCGCACGCTGGAGCAGGACAAACAGCGCCTGTTCGACGCCGGCTGTGACCTGCTGTTCACGCCGGAAACCGAACTGCTCTACCCCGCCGGGCTGGCTCAGCAAACCTACGTTGAGGTGCCGGGCCTGTCCGATCTCCACTGCGGCACCAGCCGCCCCGGCCACTTCCGCGGCGTCGCCACCATCGTCTGCAAGCTGTTCAATCTGGTGCAGCCGGACATCGCCTGCTTTGGCGAGAAGGATTACCAGCAACTGGCGGTGATCCGCACCATGGTGCGCGACCTCAATATGCCGGTGGAGGTGATTGGCATCCCCACCGTGCGGGAGCGCGATGGGCTGGCGATGAGCTCTCGCAATGGCTACCTGACCGAGGCCGAGCGTGCCCAGGCGCCGGAGCTTAAGCGCACCCTCGACCTTACCGCCCAGGGCATCCAGAGCCTGGGCCTGACCGACCGCAACACGTTGGAGCAGCAGGCCGAAGCCCGCCTGCGCCAGCACGGCTTTACCCCCGACTTTGTCCGCATCTGTCATGGCCAGACCCTGGCCCCGGCACAACCCGGTGATACCCAGTTGGTTATCCTGGCTGCGGCGCAGCTGGGCCGGGCCCGGCTTATCGACAATCTGACGGTGGATCTCACCGGGTGA
- the panD gene encoding aspartate 1-decarboxylase, which translates to MQRIMLKGKLHQARVTHAELEYEGSCAIDQDLLDAAGILEYEKIEIYNIDNGERFSTYAISGERGSKIISVNGAAAHKASPKDRVIICAYMVMDEEAAKTHKPQLVYLNENNDIKGTANVIPTQAA; encoded by the coding sequence ATGCAACGCATCATGCTGAAGGGCAAACTGCACCAGGCCCGCGTCACCCACGCTGAGCTGGAGTACGAAGGCTCCTGCGCCATTGACCAGGACCTGCTGGACGCTGCCGGCATCCTCGAGTACGAAAAGATCGAGATCTACAACATCGACAATGGCGAGCGCTTCAGCACCTACGCCATCAGTGGTGAGCGTGGCTCCAAGATCATCTCCGTGAACGGCGCGGCCGCCCATAAGGCCAGCCCGAAAGACCGCGTGATCATCTGCGCCTACATGGTGATGGATGAGGAAGCGGCCAAGACCCACAAGCCGCAGCTGGTCTACCTGAACGAAAACAACGACATCAAGGGCACCGCCAACGTCATCCCGACCCAGGCAGCCTGA
- the trmB gene encoding tRNA (guanine(46)-N(7))-methyltransferase TrmB, giving the protein MGNSRSIQSNQAGIHDNLDHVVRRHLTHPFRAPYADYSRELFAELKAWKEADGRPLVLDSCCGVGQSTANLARRHPEAIVLGLDKSAARVDKHDHYHAGSDNYRVVRGNLNDLWRMMVEDGWAPTHHYLLYPNPWPKSAHLQRRWHGGPLFPSLLALGGQLELRSNWRLYLEEFQAALAIAGHQGEFVSLPDEPPLTPFERKYGESGQPLHRLVCDLTKKS; this is encoded by the coding sequence ATGGGGAACTCACGTTCTATCCAGTCCAACCAGGCCGGCATTCACGACAACCTCGATCACGTGGTGCGCCGTCACCTGACCCACCCGTTCCGGGCGCCGTACGCCGACTACAGTCGAGAGCTGTTTGCTGAGCTGAAAGCGTGGAAGGAGGCCGATGGCCGGCCGCTGGTGCTGGACTCCTGTTGTGGCGTCGGCCAGAGCACCGCCAACCTGGCACGCCGCCACCCGGAGGCCATCGTGCTGGGGCTGGATAAGTCCGCCGCGCGGGTCGACAAGCATGACCACTATCACGCCGGCAGTGACAACTATCGGGTGGTGCGGGGCAACCTGAACGACCTGTGGCGGATGATGGTGGAGGACGGCTGGGCGCCCACCCACCACTATCTGCTCTACCCCAACCCCTGGCCCAAATCGGCCCACCTGCAGCGGCGCTGGCATGGTGGTCCGCTGTTCCCGTCGCTGCTGGCACTGGGAGGCCAGCTTGAGCTGCGCTCCAACTGGCGCCTCTATCTGGAGGAGTTTCAGGCGGCGCTGGCCATTGCCGGCCACCAGGGGGAATTTGTGTCGCTGCCGGACGAACCACCGCTCACGCCGTTTGAGCGTAAGTACGGTGAATCCGGCCAGCCCCTGCATCGTCTGGTATGCGATCTCACTAAAAAGTCGTAA
- a CDS encoding ABC transporter permease yields MSHPYWIAFKALVRKEITRFSRIWVQTLVPPAITMTLYFLIFGNLIGSRIGQMGGFSYMEFIMPGLIMMSVITNSYANVASSFFSAKFQRNIEELLVAPVPNVLIILGYVAGGVARGLCVGAIVTAVALFFVDIQIHSLPVLLVTLLMTSVVFALGGLINAVFAKTFDDISIIPTFVLTPLTYLGGVFYSISLLPPLWQGVSQLNPVVYTINAFRYGFLGVSDVSLWASLGVLTAFITVLFAVAYRLIDKGIGLRS; encoded by the coding sequence ATGAGTCACCCCTATTGGATCGCCTTTAAGGCGCTGGTCCGCAAGGAGATCACCCGCTTCAGCCGGATCTGGGTGCAGACTCTGGTGCCGCCGGCGATCACCATGACCCTCTACTTCCTGATCTTCGGTAACCTGATTGGCAGCCGGATTGGCCAGATGGGCGGCTTCAGCTACATGGAGTTCATCATGCCCGGGCTTATCATGATGTCGGTGATCACCAATTCCTACGCCAACGTGGCCAGCTCCTTCTTCAGCGCCAAGTTCCAGCGCAACATCGAAGAGCTGCTGGTGGCGCCGGTGCCCAACGTGCTGATCATCCTCGGCTACGTGGCGGGCGGGGTGGCTCGCGGCCTCTGCGTCGGCGCCATCGTCACCGCCGTGGCGCTGTTCTTTGTGGATATCCAGATCCACAGCCTGCCGGTGCTGCTGGTGACCCTGCTGATGACCTCGGTGGTGTTTGCCCTTGGCGGCCTGATTAACGCCGTGTTCGCCAAAACCTTTGACGACATCAGCATCATCCCCACCTTTGTACTGACGCCGCTGACCTACCTGGGCGGGGTGTTCTACTCCATCTCGCTGCTGCCGCCGTTGTGGCAGGGGGTGTCCCAACTGAACCCGGTGGTCTACACCATTAACGCCTTCCGTTACGGTTTCCTCGGTGTCAGTGACGTCAGCCTGTGGGCCTCGCTGGGGGTACTCACCGCCTTTATCACCGTGCTGTTTGCGGTGGCCTATCGTTTGATCGACAAGGGCATAGGACTGCGCAGCTGA
- a CDS encoding ABC transporter ATP-binding protein, with protein MNQQDCALRIRSLRKTYPGGVEALKGIDLAVEAGDFFALLGPNGAGKSTTIGVISALVNKSAGDVEVFGHNIDNDLNGAKRCIGLVPQEFNFNQFETVLQIVVNQAGYYGVPKAEAMKRAEKYLAQLDLWEKRNARARELSGGMKRRLMIARALMHEPKLLILDEPTAGVDIEIRRSMWRFLKEINEQGVTIILTTHYLEEAEMLCRHIGIIDKGELVECTTMKALLAKLTVETFVLDLAPDSGRIYLEGFECRRLDDNTLEVDVAKEVGLNGLFQQLGEQGITVLSMRNKANRLEELFVSLVENGRQEAQA; from the coding sequence ATGAATCAACAAGATTGCGCCCTGCGGATCCGGTCCCTGCGCAAGACCTATCCCGGTGGGGTGGAAGCCCTGAAAGGGATCGACCTGGCGGTTGAAGCGGGCGATTTCTTTGCCCTGCTGGGCCCCAATGGTGCCGGCAAATCCACCACCATCGGGGTGATCAGCGCATTGGTGAACAAGAGCGCCGGTGACGTCGAGGTGTTCGGCCACAATATCGATAACGACCTGAACGGCGCCAAGCGCTGCATCGGCCTGGTGCCGCAGGAGTTCAACTTCAACCAGTTCGAGACGGTACTGCAGATCGTGGTCAACCAGGCCGGTTACTACGGTGTGCCCAAGGCCGAAGCGATGAAGCGGGCGGAAAAGTATCTGGCCCAACTCGACCTGTGGGAGAAGCGCAACGCCCGTGCCCGTGAGCTGTCCGGTGGTATGAAGCGTCGTCTGATGATCGCCCGGGCGCTGATGCACGAACCCAAGCTGCTTATCCTGGATGAGCCCACCGCCGGGGTCGACATCGAGATCCGCCGCTCCATGTGGCGCTTCCTCAAAGAGATCAATGAGCAGGGCGTCACCATCATCCTCACCACCCACTACCTCGAAGAGGCGGAGATGCTGTGTCGCCATATCGGCATCATCGATAAGGGTGAGCTGGTGGAATGCACCACCATGAAAGCGCTGCTGGCCAAACTGACCGTAGAAACCTTTGTGCTCGATCTGGCACCGGACAGCGGCCGGATCTACCTGGAGGGCTTCGAGTGCCGCCGCCTGGACGACAACACCCTGGAGGTGGATGTGGCCAAAGAGGTGGGCCTCAATGGCCTGTTCCAGCAATTGGGCGAGCAGGGCATCACCGTGCTGTCGATGCGCAATAAAGCCAACCGACTGGAGGAGCTGTTTGTGTCACTGGTGGAAAATGGCCGACAGGAGGCACAGGCATGA
- a CDS encoding tellurite resistance TerB family protein, protein MKYPGVRALLIGLAMIIGTLVVLLATDRLFYVVLIIGAISLLKGLFELLVYAFKSKEKKAEHHAHLGLKTVYQSMLLVAMADGKLDQSELVTMADIFQQLTAQNISPEELKAGAEAVGADPDAFIKELKRNASQVELDFKTLAVRAAVHISVCDGALAEAEQARVNDIAGALGFSPVQVEQVYGELLQPQTAEVAPA, encoded by the coding sequence ATGAAGTACCCCGGCGTCCGTGCACTGCTGATAGGCCTGGCCATGATCATCGGCACCTTAGTGGTGCTGCTTGCCACCGACCGGCTGTTCTACGTGGTGCTGATCATCGGCGCCATCAGCCTGCTTAAAGGGCTGTTTGAACTGCTGGTTTACGCCTTTAAAAGCAAAGAGAAAAAGGCGGAACACCATGCCCACCTGGGCCTGAAAACGGTGTATCAGTCGATGCTGCTGGTGGCGATGGCCGATGGCAAACTGGACCAATCAGAACTGGTCACCATGGCCGACATTTTCCAGCAGTTAACCGCCCAGAACATCTCACCCGAAGAACTGAAAGCCGGCGCAGAGGCAGTTGGCGCCGACCCCGATGCCTTTATCAAAGAGCTGAAGCGTAACGCCAGCCAGGTGGAATTGGATTTCAAAACCCTTGCCGTTCGCGCCGCGGTTCATATCAGCGTCTGCGATGGCGCACTGGCCGAAGCGGAACAGGCTCGGGTGAACGACATTGCCGGAGCACTGGGATTCTCTCCGGTGCAGGTGGAACAGGTTTACGGAGAGCTGCTGCAACCGCAAACCGCCGAAGTGGCCCCAGCCTAA
- a CDS encoding CLCA_X family protein, giving the protein MDSTKNGLYRDYYRRGPDYRCGEPMGFREVRDQFGFGGLVVGRWVTGEESQLAANLVFDALADLAFLLNVPPSTLGLRQSLNLAFGTGGQPGVQAHYAPGTRTLALAKNAGAGALAHEWWHAFDHYIRDHLFEPGKSVRFASDAWLANQAVKAHPLNQRLQALLATVLLTDDGKEQHDYVRRSVALDREVGRRYFSLPTEMMARAFEAWVQSRTEIKNAYLVSGTKQSEVARRGGYPDEAHLKRIDLAIRGYFAPLGQALSR; this is encoded by the coding sequence TTGGACAGCACCAAAAATGGCCTTTATCGGGATTACTACCGGCGCGGACCGGATTATCGCTGTGGTGAGCCGATGGGGTTCCGTGAGGTGCGGGATCAGTTTGGCTTTGGCGGCCTGGTGGTGGGGCGCTGGGTCACCGGTGAAGAGAGTCAGCTGGCCGCCAATCTGGTGTTTGATGCGCTGGCGGATCTGGCGTTTCTGCTGAACGTACCTCCATCCACACTGGGGCTGAGGCAGTCACTGAACCTCGCCTTTGGCACTGGGGGGCAGCCCGGTGTGCAGGCGCACTATGCGCCGGGCACCCGCACCCTGGCACTGGCCAAAAACGCCGGGGCCGGTGCGCTGGCCCATGAGTGGTGGCACGCCTTTGACCACTACATCCGCGACCATCTGTTCGAGCCGGGAAAATCGGTGCGCTTTGCCAGTGACGCCTGGCTGGCCAATCAGGCGGTAAAGGCCCATCCGCTCAATCAACGCTTGCAGGCACTGCTGGCGACGGTGCTGCTGACCGACGATGGTAAGGAGCAACACGACTACGTGCGGCGTTCGGTGGCATTGGACCGGGAAGTGGGCCGGCGTTATTTCAGCCTGCCGACCGAAATGATGGCGCGGGCGTTTGAGGCCTGGGTGCAAAGCCGCACCGAGATTAAGAACGCCTATCTGGTCAGCGGCACCAAGCAAAGTGAAGTGGCCAGGCGAGGAGGCTACCCGGACGAGGCTCACCTTAAGCGTATCGATCTGGCCATTCGTGGTTACTTTGCGCCGCTGGGACAGGCCCTGTCCCGTTAG